One window of Microbacterium sediminis genomic DNA carries:
- a CDS encoding MurR/RpiR family transcriptional regulator, translating to MAWTGSADAPLTARITALAPSLHPGERRVAEAIANDLSTAVERTAQEAAEAIGVGRATVVRTAQALGYEGYPQLRVAAARDLALRTTDASLLADGTILGSLRASSERFASRLGHTLSGLTEEGLQAFVGALDEAARVLVIANGLSSPLGLDLALRLNAAGRPAEHLSDALAQRIAARQLGADAVCLVVSGSGANETTLAAMTSAQASGCRVLAITSFAQSAVTDLADTALIVPAVNDTFQDELLHTSRAALMLVTEALVDALLTRRGDRGRDARASVLEVLGSSIRES from the coding sequence GTGGCGTGGACCGGATCCGCTGACGCTCCCCTGACCGCGCGCATCACCGCGCTCGCGCCGTCGCTGCACCCCGGCGAGCGCCGGGTGGCCGAGGCGATCGCGAACGACCTGAGCACGGCCGTGGAGCGCACGGCGCAGGAGGCGGCCGAGGCGATCGGCGTGGGCCGCGCGACCGTCGTGCGCACGGCGCAGGCGCTGGGCTACGAGGGCTACCCGCAGCTGCGCGTCGCCGCCGCCCGCGACCTGGCGCTGCGCACCACCGACGCGTCGCTGCTGGCCGACGGCACAATCCTCGGCTCGCTGCGGGCCTCCTCGGAGCGCTTCGCGTCGCGCCTCGGTCACACGCTGTCGGGCCTGACCGAGGAGGGCCTGCAGGCCTTTGTCGGCGCGCTCGACGAGGCCGCGCGGGTGCTCGTCATCGCCAACGGGCTGTCCTCTCCCCTGGGCCTCGACCTGGCCCTGCGGCTCAACGCGGCGGGCCGGCCGGCCGAGCACCTCTCCGACGCGCTCGCGCAGCGCATCGCCGCCCGCCAGCTGGGCGCCGACGCGGTGTGCCTGGTCGTCTCGGGATCGGGCGCCAACGAGACCACGCTCGCGGCGATGACGTCGGCGCAGGCGAGCGGGTGCCGCGTGCTCGCGATCACCTCGTTCGCGCAGTCGGCCGTGACCGACCTGGCCGACACCGCCCTCATCGTGCCGGCCGTCAACGACACCTTCCAGGACGAGCTGCTGCACACCTCGCGCGCGGCGCTCATGCTCGTCACCGAGGCGCTCGTCGACGCCCTGCTCACCCGCCGCGGCGACCGGGGCCGCGACGCCCGGGCCTCCGTGCTCGAGGTGCTGGGCTCCTCGATCCGGGAGTCCTGA
- a CDS encoding long-chain-fatty-acid--CoA ligase, which yields MDARAPTPRRGPRAREGGAVSASNPWETRPWTAQYAPGVPADIGEVTESLVDMMERSVRTCRRKPALVFFGATIDYRELGERIARAAGGLRRLGVRKGDRVALVLPNCPQHVIAFYAVLSLGAIVVEHNPLYTPRELRHQFEDHEADVAIVWDKTADAVAGLPSDARPTHIVAVDLTDEMPFRTRLALRLPIKRARESRAKLTGRPAARGLIPWRRLLGARPLPRRHPRPAVDDVALLQYTSGTTGDPKGVILTHRNLRANAMQGRAWVPGLREGRETFYGVLPLFHAYGLTLCLTFAMSMGATLVLFPTFDAGLVADAAKKDPPTFLPAVPPIYDALARAAGQGVIDLSTIRFAISGAMSLPLATVRRWEEATGGLLVEGYGMTETSPVALGNPMGPTRRPGTVGVPFPGTDIRVTSPDDPSVDVPAGERGELLLRGPQVFAGYWRRPEATAESLLPGGWVRTGDIVTVAEDGFVTVVDRIKELIITGGYNVAPHEVEETLEAHPDVDAAAVVGLRRPDGSEQVAAAVQLREGRTFDAGALRDYARTHLADYKVPRRIVQMDELPRSLVGKVLRREVRERMAAGEGRRP from the coding sequence ATGGACGCACGCGCGCCGACGCCGCGACGAGGGCCGAGGGCCCGGGAAGGAGGCGCCGTGAGCGCATCGAACCCGTGGGAGACGAGGCCGTGGACGGCCCAGTACGCGCCGGGCGTGCCCGCCGACATCGGCGAGGTGACCGAGTCGCTCGTCGACATGATGGAGCGGAGCGTGCGGACGTGCCGCCGCAAGCCGGCGCTGGTGTTCTTCGGCGCGACGATCGACTACCGCGAGCTGGGCGAGCGGATCGCGCGGGCCGCCGGCGGGCTGCGCCGGCTCGGCGTGCGCAAGGGCGACCGCGTGGCCCTCGTGCTGCCCAACTGCCCGCAGCACGTCATCGCCTTCTATGCGGTACTGAGCCTGGGCGCCATCGTCGTCGAGCACAACCCGCTCTACACGCCGCGGGAGCTGCGCCACCAGTTCGAGGACCACGAGGCCGACGTCGCAATCGTGTGGGACAAGACCGCCGATGCGGTGGCCGGGCTCCCCAGCGACGCGCGCCCGACGCACATCGTGGCGGTGGATCTGACGGACGAGATGCCGTTCCGGACGCGCCTCGCCCTGCGCCTGCCGATCAAGAGGGCCCGCGAGTCGCGCGCGAAGCTCACCGGCCGCCCCGCGGCGCGCGGGCTGATCCCGTGGCGCCGGCTGCTCGGCGCCCGCCCGTTGCCGCGGCGCCACCCGCGCCCGGCCGTGGACGACGTGGCGCTGCTGCAGTACACCAGCGGCACCACGGGCGATCCCAAGGGCGTGATCCTGACGCACCGCAACCTCCGGGCCAACGCGATGCAGGGCCGCGCGTGGGTGCCCGGTCTGCGCGAGGGGCGCGAGACGTTCTACGGCGTGCTGCCCCTGTTCCACGCCTACGGGCTCACGTTGTGCCTCACGTTCGCGATGAGCATGGGTGCCACGCTCGTGCTGTTCCCCACCTTCGACGCGGGGCTCGTCGCCGATGCCGCCAAGAAGGACCCGCCGACGTTCCTGCCCGCCGTGCCGCCGATCTACGACGCCCTCGCGCGGGCGGCGGGGCAGGGCGTGATCGACCTGTCGACGATCCGCTTCGCGATCTCCGGCGCCATGAGCCTGCCGCTGGCCACCGTGCGGCGGTGGGAGGAGGCCACGGGCGGCCTGCTCGTGGAGGGGTACGGCATGACCGAGACGTCGCCCGTGGCGCTGGGCAATCCGATGGGGCCGACCCGGCGGCCCGGGACGGTCGGCGTGCCCTTCCCCGGCACCGACATCCGCGTGACCTCGCCCGACGATCCCTCGGTCGATGTGCCGGCCGGGGAGCGCGGCGAGCTGCTCCTGCGCGGCCCGCAGGTGTTCGCCGGCTACTGGCGGCGGCCCGAAGCGACCGCGGAATCCCTGCTCCCGGGCGGCTGGGTGCGCACCGGCGACATCGTCACGGTCGCCGAGGACGGGTTCGTCACGGTGGTCGATCGGATCAAGGAGCTCATCATCACCGGCGGCTACAACGTCGCGCCGCACGAGGTGGAGGAAACCCTCGAGGCGCATCCCGACGTGGACGCCGCCGCCGTGGTGGGGCTGCGCCGACCCGACGGCAGCGAGCAGGTCGCGGCCGCCGTGCAGCTGCGTGAGGGCCGCACGTTCGACGCCGGGGCGCTGCGCGACTACGCCCGTACGCACCTGGCCGACTACAAGGTGCCCCGCCGGATCGTGCAGATGGACGAGCTGCCCCGATCGCTCGTGGGCAAGGTGCTGCGCCGCGAGGTGCGCGAGCGCATGGCGGCCGGGGAGGGACGCCGCCCGTAG
- a CDS encoding sugar ABC transporter permease, producing MSAIVETPVRRRSFGRWFADTGWRHVVGVVVVAFSLLPIVFVLSSSLNPNGTLTGSNALFSRIGIDSYVRILTDPKVPFPAWFANTLIIAGITALATVFLGALAAYAFSRMRFTGRRFGLITIVVVQMFPQLLAVVAIFLLLSTIGDWFPALGLNSRIGLILVYLGGALGVNTYLMYGFFNTVPQSIDEAARIDGAGHARVFFTIILRLVAPILAVVALLSFISTVNEFVVASVVLIDTEQQTLAVGLTKLVSNPRYADWSAFSAGAVMSALPVVALFLFLQKYIVGGLTAGAVK from the coding sequence ATGAGCGCGATCGTGGAGACACCCGTGAGGCGCCGCTCGTTCGGGCGCTGGTTCGCCGACACCGGATGGCGTCACGTCGTCGGCGTCGTCGTGGTGGCGTTCTCGCTGCTGCCGATCGTGTTCGTGCTGTCGAGCTCGCTCAACCCCAACGGCACGCTCACCGGGTCGAACGCCCTGTTCTCGCGGATCGGCATCGACAGCTACGTGCGCATCCTCACCGACCCGAAGGTGCCGTTCCCCGCCTGGTTCGCCAATACGCTCATCATCGCCGGCATCACGGCGCTGGCCACCGTGTTCCTCGGCGCGCTCGCCGCCTACGCGTTCTCGCGGATGCGGTTCACGGGGCGGCGCTTCGGGCTCATCACGATCGTCGTGGTGCAGATGTTCCCGCAGCTGCTGGCGGTCGTGGCGATCTTCCTGCTGCTGAGCACGATCGGCGACTGGTTCCCGGCGCTCGGCCTCAACAGCCGCATCGGCCTCATCCTCGTCTACCTGGGCGGCGCGCTCGGCGTGAACACCTACCTCATGTACGGCTTCTTCAACACCGTGCCGCAGTCGATCGACGAGGCGGCGCGGATCGACGGCGCCGGGCACGCGCGGGTGTTCTTCACGATCATCCTGCGCCTGGTCGCGCCGATCCTGGCCGTGGTGGCGCTGCTGTCGTTCATCTCGACCGTGAACGAGTTCGTCGTCGCCTCGGTGGTCCTGATCGACACGGAGCAGCAGACGCTCGCGGTGGGCCTGACCAAGCTCGTCTCCAACCCGCGGTACGCCGACTGGAGCGCGTTCTCGGCGGGCGCCGTCATGTCGGCGCTGCCGGTGGTGGCGCTGTTCCTCTTCCTGCAGAAGTACATCGTGGGAGGCCTCACCGCGGGCGCCGTGAAGTGA
- the phnE gene encoding phosphonate ABC transporter, permease protein PhnE, which translates to MTATLTPAPPVLDLPRPPSRRRETIAAIVAGAVILVSAATLDAGWARLLDLPRASWEYAVLMFQNPDWSKLWRALFEMWRSISMAWLGALLCVVLSVPLGMFAAHGVGPAWLRHGLRAVFAVIRAVPEVIIALILLTVTGLTPFTGALALGIAGIGTQGKWVYETIESLHDGAAEAVRASGGGRIAVARWALWPAALPSLMSFALYRFEINIRTSAVLGLVGAGGIGSMLSNYTNYREWSTVGMLLIVVVIATMLIDAASGALRRRIMEGARARGVDRIR; encoded by the coding sequence ATGACCGCCACGCTGACGCCGGCCCCGCCGGTGCTCGACCTGCCCCGACCGCCCTCGCGCCGCCGCGAGACGATCGCCGCGATCGTGGCCGGCGCCGTCATCCTCGTCTCGGCCGCCACGCTCGACGCCGGGTGGGCCCGCCTGCTGGACCTCCCGCGCGCCTCGTGGGAGTACGCGGTGCTGATGTTCCAGAACCCGGACTGGTCGAAGCTGTGGCGCGCGCTGTTCGAGATGTGGCGGTCGATCTCGATGGCCTGGCTCGGCGCGCTGCTGTGCGTGGTGCTGTCGGTGCCGCTGGGCATGTTCGCCGCCCACGGCGTCGGCCCCGCCTGGCTGCGGCACGGACTGCGTGCGGTGTTCGCCGTGATCCGCGCGGTGCCCGAGGTGATCATCGCGCTCATCCTGCTCACCGTCACGGGCCTGACGCCGTTCACGGGCGCGCTGGCGCTCGGCATCGCCGGTATCGGCACGCAGGGCAAGTGGGTGTACGAGACGATCGAGTCCCTGCACGACGGCGCGGCGGAGGCGGTGCGAGCCTCGGGGGGAGGGCGCATCGCCGTCGCGCGCTGGGCGCTGTGGCCGGCGGCGCTGCCGTCGCTGATGTCGTTCGCGCTGTACCGCTTCGAGATCAACATCCGCACCTCGGCGGTGCTGGGTCTCGTCGGCGCGGGCGGCATCGGCTCGATGCTGTCGAACTACACCAACTACCGTGAGTGGAGCACGGTGGGCATGCTGCTCATCGTGGTGGTCATCGCGACGATGCTGATCGACGCGGCCTCCGGCGCGCTGCGCCGACGGATCATGGAAGGAGCGAGGGCACGTGGCGTGGACCGGATCCGCTGA
- a CDS encoding alpha/beta hydrolase, translating into MSGEWAPDILGRGFEQLTLPLGADDEGEVVATLVRHLPRGLFRDRALRDVDVLYVHGWSDYFFQPGIARFWTDRGARFYALDLRKYGRSLRAGQTPGFITDLATYDEDIAAALEAMGDRRGRRLVLFGHSTGGLILSLWAARHPRAAAALVLNAPWLEFQLGAAGRAALAAAIDLGARFRPRNAIPQVDLGFYSRAQREVADPDDPLSPNARWRPDVSPPVQNGWLDAILVGHATVAKGLGIPAPICVLLSARSMPPTRWSEALTRVDTVLVVDEIARAALRLGPSVTIERIDGALHDVFLSRREARQEAYARLARWVDGIVSRG; encoded by the coding sequence ATGAGCGGGGAGTGGGCGCCGGACATCCTCGGCCGGGGATTCGAGCAGCTCACCCTTCCGCTCGGGGCCGACGACGAGGGCGAGGTCGTCGCGACGCTCGTGCGGCACCTGCCGCGCGGCCTGTTCCGCGATCGCGCGCTGCGCGACGTCGACGTGCTCTACGTGCACGGCTGGTCGGACTACTTCTTCCAGCCCGGCATCGCGCGGTTCTGGACGGATCGCGGGGCGCGGTTCTACGCGCTGGACCTGCGCAAGTACGGGCGCAGCCTCCGGGCGGGGCAGACGCCCGGCTTCATCACCGATCTCGCCACCTACGACGAGGACATCGCGGCGGCGCTCGAGGCGATGGGGGATCGGCGCGGGCGGCGGCTCGTGCTCTTCGGGCACTCCACGGGCGGGCTCATCCTGAGCCTGTGGGCGGCCCGCCATCCCCGCGCCGCCGCGGCGCTCGTGCTGAACGCGCCGTGGCTGGAGTTCCAGCTCGGCGCGGCGGGCCGGGCGGCCCTCGCGGCCGCGATCGACCTCGGCGCGCGCTTCCGGCCCCGCAACGCCATCCCGCAGGTCGACCTCGGCTTCTACTCGCGCGCGCAGCGGGAGGTCGCCGATCCCGACGATCCGCTGAGCCCCAACGCGCGGTGGCGGCCGGACGTGTCGCCGCCCGTGCAGAACGGCTGGCTCGACGCGATCCTCGTGGGGCATGCCACGGTGGCCAAGGGTCTGGGCATCCCGGCGCCGATCTGCGTGCTGCTCTCGGCGCGCAGCATGCCGCCCACGCGCTGGTCGGAGGCGCTCACCCGAGTGGACACCGTGCTCGTGGTCGACGAGATCGCCCGCGCCGCGCTCCGTCTCGGGCCGTCGGTGACGATCGAGCGGATCGACGGGGCGCTGCACGACGTGTTCCTCTCGCGCCGCGAGGCGCGCCAGGAGGCCTACGCCCGCCTGGCGCGGTGGGTCGACGGCATCGTGTCAAGGGGATGA
- a CDS encoding glycoside hydrolase family 13 protein — MTSEWWRTAVIYQIYPRSFADANGDGIGDLPGVTGRLDALAELGVDAIWLSPFMTSPQKDAGYDVADYCDVDPLFGTLADFDEMLAAAHDRGIRVIVDLVPNHSSDQHPWFQEALAAAPGSAERARYMFRDGKGERGQLPPNNWQSVFGGPAWTRVTEADGTPGQWYLHLFDSSQPDFDWANPEVQEEFRRILRFWLDRGVDGFRVDVAHGLVKHDELPDYMPPEDSDSMGGAEPVPYWGQEGVHEIYRDWHRILAEYDGDRALCAEAWLPTAEETAKWVRPDEMHQAFNFPYLSAPWDASELRGVIDQSFAAFGGVGAPTTWVLSNHDVVRHATRLALGADTPQGHGVGPDSPGKPEYGFGLRRGRAATTIMLALPGSAYLYQGEELGLPEATEIPDEARQDPTWFRTGGERYGRDGCRVPIPWEAAGPAYGFSESGRSWLPQPPEWAQLARDVEASDPTSTLNLYRELLRQRREQGLATGQFDWVEGAPDDTVWFRVAGVEVIANLGSEPVPLPEGTRVLVASSPVADAVPTDTAVWLVRP; from the coding sequence ATGACTTCCGAATGGTGGCGCACCGCCGTGATCTACCAGATCTACCCCCGCTCCTTCGCCGACGCGAACGGCGACGGCATCGGCGATCTGCCCGGTGTCACCGGTCGGCTCGACGCGCTGGCCGAGCTCGGCGTCGACGCGATCTGGCTCTCGCCGTTCATGACGTCGCCGCAGAAGGACGCCGGCTACGACGTGGCCGACTACTGCGACGTCGACCCGCTGTTCGGCACGCTGGCCGACTTCGACGAGATGCTCGCCGCGGCGCACGACCGCGGGATCCGGGTGATCGTCGACCTCGTGCCCAACCACTCCTCCGACCAGCACCCGTGGTTCCAGGAGGCCCTCGCGGCGGCTCCGGGCAGCGCCGAGCGGGCGCGCTACATGTTCCGCGACGGCAAGGGCGAGCGCGGCCAGCTGCCGCCGAACAACTGGCAGTCGGTGTTCGGCGGCCCCGCGTGGACGCGCGTGACCGAGGCCGACGGCACGCCGGGCCAGTGGTATCTGCACCTGTTCGACTCGTCGCAGCCCGACTTCGACTGGGCCAACCCCGAGGTGCAGGAGGAGTTCCGCCGCATCCTGCGCTTCTGGCTCGACCGCGGCGTCGACGGCTTCCGTGTGGACGTGGCGCACGGCCTCGTCAAGCACGACGAGCTGCCCGACTACATGCCCCCGGAGGACTCCGACTCGATGGGCGGCGCGGAGCCCGTCCCGTACTGGGGGCAGGAGGGCGTGCACGAGATCTACCGCGACTGGCACCGCATCCTCGCCGAGTACGACGGCGATCGCGCGCTGTGCGCCGAGGCCTGGCTGCCCACGGCCGAGGAGACCGCCAAGTGGGTGCGGCCGGACGAGATGCACCAGGCGTTCAACTTCCCGTACCTCTCGGCGCCGTGGGACGCGAGCGAGCTGCGCGGCGTGATCGATCAGTCCTTCGCCGCGTTCGGCGGCGTGGGTGCCCCGACCACGTGGGTGCTGTCGAACCACGACGTCGTGCGTCACGCGACGCGCCTCGCGCTCGGCGCGGACACGCCGCAGGGGCACGGCGTCGGCCCCGACTCGCCCGGCAAGCCGGAGTACGGGTTCGGCCTGCGCCGCGGCCGCGCGGCCACGACGATCATGCTCGCGCTGCCCGGCTCGGCCTACCTGTACCAGGGCGAGGAACTCGGCCTGCCCGAGGCGACCGAGATCCCCGACGAGGCCCGCCAGGACCCGACGTGGTTCCGCACCGGCGGCGAGCGGTACGGCCGCGACGGCTGCCGCGTGCCGATCCCGTGGGAGGCCGCCGGTCCCGCCTACGGCTTCAGCGAGAGCGGTCGGTCGTGGCTGCCGCAGCCGCCCGAGTGGGCGCAGCTGGCGCGCGACGTGGAGGCCTCCGACCCGACGTCGACGCTCAACCTGTACCGCGAGCTGCTGCGCCAGCGCCGCGAGCAGGGCCTCGCGACGGGCCAGTTCGACTGGGTCGAGGGCGCGCCCGACGACACCGTGTGGTTCCGGGTCGCGGGCGTCGAGGTGATCGCCAACCTCGGCTCCGAGCCGGTGCCGCTGCCGGAGGGCACGCGCGTGCTCGTGGCGAGCTCGCCCGTGGCCGACGCGGTGCCGACCGACACCGCCGTCTGGCTCGTCCGGCCGTGA
- the phnE gene encoding phosphonate ABC transporter, permease protein PhnE: MTIAVPPRPRTWPRTLLVVAGFAAFTVLTCLPAIGGVEIDLAAIAKNWRNGANKMLQLLQPDLGFLPRTVQPMLETLQMAVVGAAAAAIVSVPLTLWAARPTNPNGIARGIVRAAINIVRSVPDLVYATILVALVGVGALPGLLTLFLFDLGIVVKLVSEAIDSADHPYLEAGHAAGARQGQLNRALALPQSLPLFANQWLYALELNVRISAILGIVGAGGIGRLLDERFGFYAYDDVSVIILEILVVVILIELVSNQLRRRLT, translated from the coding sequence GTGACGATCGCCGTGCCGCCGCGGCCCCGGACGTGGCCGCGCACGCTGCTCGTCGTCGCGGGGTTCGCGGCGTTCACCGTACTCACCTGCCTGCCCGCGATCGGCGGCGTCGAGATCGACCTCGCCGCGATCGCGAAGAACTGGCGCAACGGCGCCAACAAGATGCTGCAGCTGCTGCAGCCCGACCTCGGCTTCCTGCCCCGCACCGTCCAGCCGATGCTCGAGACGCTGCAGATGGCGGTCGTGGGAGCCGCCGCCGCGGCGATCGTCTCGGTGCCGCTCACGCTCTGGGCCGCGCGGCCGACCAACCCGAACGGCATCGCGCGCGGGATCGTGCGGGCGGCGATCAACATCGTCCGCTCGGTGCCCGACCTCGTCTACGCCACCATCCTCGTCGCGCTCGTCGGCGTGGGCGCCCTGCCGGGCCTGCTCACGCTGTTCCTGTTCGATCTCGGCATCGTCGTCAAGCTCGTCTCCGAGGCGATCGACTCCGCCGATCACCCCTACCTCGAGGCCGGCCACGCCGCCGGGGCGCGGCAGGGTCAGCTCAACCGCGCGCTCGCGCTGCCGCAGAGCCTGCCGCTGTTCGCCAATCAGTGGCTGTACGCGCTCGAGCTCAACGTGCGCATCTCGGCCATCCTCGGCATCGTCGGCGCGGGCGGCATCGGCCGGCTGCTCGACGAGCGATTCGGCTTCTACGCCTACGACGACGTCTCGGTGATCATCCTCGAGATCCTCGTCGTAGTGATCCTCATCGAGCTCGTCTCGAACCAGCTCCGCCGGAGGCTCACATGA
- a CDS encoding ABC transporter permease subunit — MTDTQTAAPVADPRRARRRRQADNIAERASGGTRAIILKLLLLGIVDAIAVYAVLVLIGFEQWVVIGVVVAVAGFVNWVYFSRRALPAKYLTPGVIFLVLFQVFVLVYTGYVAFTNYGTGHNGTKEQAVASLMASALERVPDSPTYPITVVEQGGALGLLVTTPDGEALVGTAEQPLQPVDDAEFEGDRAVAAPGWTSLQFAEVLQRQGEVTDLAVPYSDDPNDGAIRTPDGSSGYRYTSSLAYDEAAGTLTDTESGTVYRDTGVGAFTADDGTQLMPGWQITVGFDNFVRAVTDQRLAGPLVYVTLWTFAFALISVASTFFLGLFLAIAFNHARMRGRQVYRVLMILPYAIPSFLSALVWAGMMNESFGFLNQVIFGGASIPWLTDPVMAKVSILIVNLWLGFPYMFLVCTGALQSIPDELQEAATVDGAKPWAVFRLIKLPLLLVSVAPLLIASFAFNFNNFNVVYMLTDGGPRDSAAPIPVGYTDILISMVYKVAFTGQTRDYGLASAYSIIIFIVVAVISVIAFRRTKSLEELN, encoded by the coding sequence ATGACCGACACCCAGACCGCGGCGCCCGTCGCCGATCCGCGCCGCGCGCGGCGCCGACGGCAGGCCGACAACATCGCGGAGCGCGCCAGCGGCGGCACGCGGGCGATCATCCTCAAGCTCCTGCTGCTCGGCATCGTCGACGCGATCGCCGTGTACGCCGTCCTCGTGCTCATCGGATTCGAGCAGTGGGTCGTGATCGGCGTGGTCGTGGCCGTGGCGGGCTTCGTGAACTGGGTGTACTTCTCGCGGCGGGCCCTGCCGGCCAAGTACCTCACGCCGGGCGTCATCTTCCTCGTGCTGTTCCAGGTGTTCGTGCTCGTCTACACGGGCTACGTCGCCTTCACGAACTACGGCACCGGCCACAACGGCACCAAGGAGCAGGCCGTGGCCTCGCTCATGGCGTCGGCGCTCGAGCGGGTGCCCGATTCGCCCACCTATCCGATCACCGTGGTGGAGCAGGGCGGAGCGCTCGGCCTGCTCGTCACCACCCCCGACGGCGAGGCGCTCGTGGGCACGGCCGAGCAGCCGTTGCAGCCCGTCGACGATGCGGAGTTCGAGGGCGACCGGGCCGTGGCCGCGCCGGGCTGGACGAGCCTGCAGTTCGCCGAGGTGCTGCAGCGGCAGGGCGAGGTGACCGACCTCGCGGTGCCGTACTCCGACGATCCGAACGACGGCGCGATCCGCACGCCCGACGGATCCAGCGGCTACCGCTACACGTCGTCGCTGGCCTACGACGAGGCCGCCGGCACCCTCACCGACACGGAATCGGGCACCGTCTACCGCGACACCGGCGTGGGCGCGTTCACCGCCGACGACGGCACCCAGCTGATGCCGGGGTGGCAGATCACCGTCGGCTTCGACAACTTCGTCCGGGCGGTGACCGATCAGCGGCTGGCGGGGCCGCTCGTCTACGTGACGCTGTGGACCTTCGCGTTCGCGCTGATCTCGGTCGCCTCGACATTCTTCCTCGGCCTGTTCCTGGCGATCGCCTTCAACCACGCGCGCATGCGCGGGCGCCAGGTCTACCGCGTGCTGATGATCTTGCCCTACGCGATCCCGTCGTTCCTGTCGGCGCTGGTGTGGGCGGGCATGATGAACGAGAGCTTCGGGTTCCTGAACCAGGTGATCTTCGGCGGGGCGTCGATCCCGTGGCTGACGGATCCGGTCATGGCGAAGGTGTCGATCCTCATCGTGAACCTGTGGCTCGGCTTCCCCTACATGTTCCTCGTGTGCACGGGGGCGCTGCAGTCCATCCCCGACGAGCTGCAGGAGGCCGCGACGGTCGACGGAGCGAAACCCTGGGCGGTGTTCCGGTTGATCAAGCTGCCGCTGCTGCTCGTGAGCGTGGCGCCGCTGCTGATCGCCTCGTTCGCGTTCAACTTCAACAACTTCAACGTCGTCTACATGCTCACCGACGGCGGTCCGCGCGACTCGGCCGCCCCGATCCCGGTGGGCTACACCGACATCCTCATCTCGATGGTCTACAAGGTGGCCTTCACCGGCCAGACCCGCGACTACGGTCTGGCCAGCGCCTACTCGATCATCATCTTCATCGTCGTGGCGGTCATCTCGGTCATCGCGTTCCGCCGCACCAAGTCGCTCGAGGAGCTGAACTGA
- a CDS encoding sugar ABC transporter substrate-binding protein encodes MKVNSKGRVIAVFAVAATLGLAGCSSGPSGDAPADGGGEPASTLTVWVDAERVDALQAAADAYTEQTGVEVELVGKDNADIKDDFIQQVPTGEGPDITMGAHDWLGELATNGVVAPLELGDAADDFLPVALEASTYEGTVYMLPYAVENIAVLRNAELVPEAATSFDDMIAKGKAAGLDQPFVVEQGAEGNPYHLYPFQTAFGAPVFGTNEQGYDPTDLQLGSAGGEQFATWLAGQGKNGTGVFNTDVDGDIAKQAFLDGTAAFWLTGPWNVGAAIDAGIDVEIDTVPSPTDQPASPFAGVKGFFLSSESDNKVAANDFLVNYLGTEDAQMALFEAGNILPALSAAAESASSDPIIGGFAEVGAEAVPMPAIPAMGAVWQYWGIAEAEIINGADPAATWQKLVSDVQAAIG; translated from the coding sequence ATGAAGGTGAACAGCAAGGGCCGCGTCATCGCGGTGTTCGCGGTCGCGGCGACTCTCGGTCTCGCGGGCTGCTCGAGCGGACCGTCGGGTGACGCGCCCGCCGACGGCGGCGGGGAACCGGCCTCGACCCTGACGGTCTGGGTCGACGCCGAGCGCGTCGACGCCCTGCAGGCGGCGGCCGACGCCTACACCGAGCAGACCGGCGTCGAGGTCGAGCTCGTCGGCAAGGACAACGCCGACATCAAGGACGACTTCATCCAGCAGGTGCCCACGGGCGAGGGCCCCGACATCACGATGGGCGCGCACGACTGGCTCGGCGAGCTCGCCACCAACGGCGTGGTCGCCCCGCTGGAGCTCGGCGATGCCGCCGATGACTTCCTCCCGGTCGCGCTCGAGGCGTCGACCTACGAGGGCACCGTCTACATGCTCCCGTACGCGGTCGAGAACATCGCCGTGTTGCGCAACGCGGAGCTCGTCCCCGAGGCCGCCACGAGCTTCGACGACATGATCGCCAAGGGCAAGGCGGCCGGGCTCGACCAGCCGTTCGTCGTCGAGCAGGGCGCCGAGGGCAACCCGTACCACCTCTACCCGTTCCAGACCGCGTTCGGGGCGCCGGTGTTCGGCACCAACGAGCAGGGCTACGACCCGACCGACCTCCAGCTCGGCAGCGCCGGCGGCGAGCAGTTCGCCACCTGGCTGGCCGGTCAGGGCAAGAACGGCACGGGCGTGTTCAACACCGACGTCGACGGCGACATCGCCAAGCAGGCCTTCCTCGACGGCACGGCCGCCTTCTGGCTCACCGGACCGTGGAACGTGGGCGCGGCGATCGATGCGGGCATCGACGTCGAGATCGACACCGTCCCGAGCCCCACGGATCAGCCGGCCTCGCCGTTCGCCGGCGTGAAGGGCTTCTTCCTCTCGTCGGAGTCGGACAACAAGGTCGCCGCCAACGACTTCCTCGTCAACTACCTCGGCACCGAGGACGCGCAGATGGCGCTGTTCGAGGCCGGCAACATCCTGCCCGCCCTGTCGGCGGCGGCCGAGAGCGCCTCGTCCGACCCGATCATCGGCGGCTTCGCCGAGGTCGGCGCCGAGGCCGTGCCGATGCCGGCGATCCCGGCGATGGGCGCCGTGTGGCAGTACTGGGGCATCGCGGAGGCCGAGATCATCAACGGCGCCGACCCCGCCGCCACGTGGCAGAAGCTCGTCTCCGACGTGCAGGCCGCGATCGGCTGA